In the Pedobacter cryoconitis genome, TTTCAATGCATTCTCCTGAAACTTCCTGGCTGTTACATCTCTCATACTACCTTCAGTGCCAGCAATCCGGCCATCTTCTAAAATTAATCTGGCATTCACAGATACATATCTTAATTCCTTATCTGCTGTTTTTAGTCTAACCTCAAAATCGATTACTGTTCCATCATTTTTCAAACTATTGATAATCCTTGTTCTATCTTGAGGATAATAGTAAAAATCAGAAACAGGCTGACCAATAATGGCCTCTCTGGAAAAGCCGGAATATTGAAGAATTGACGGGCTGATTTCAGTTACTAATCCAGCTTGATCAGCTTGATAAAATACGTCTTGTACATTTTCAAATATAGAACGGTATTTCTTTTCGCTTTGCTTCAGGTCACCTTCAATTTCTTTTCTTTTCGTGATGTCTTCAATCTGTGATACATAATGAAGTGCCCTGCCCTGGCTATCTTTTAACATCGTTGCCGCAATTACGACCCAGATGATATCGCCATTTTTATGAATATACCGCTTTTCAACTTTAAGACTTTCGGTAACATTATTAGCAAGATCAATAAGTTTGGCAATACTTTCCGGTAAATCGTCCGGATGTGTAATATCCTGTATACACATAGACTGCAATTCTTGTTCAGTATATCCTGTTATCAGACATAAACTAGCATTAACACGTTTCCAGCATCCTTCAGGAGAGATTAAAGCCATCCCCACCAAAGAGTGTTCAAATGCCCGGCGAAATTGTTCTTCACTCTGGTACAGATTTTCTTCAAGTTGTTTATGTTTCGTTATATTAAAACAAACAGCTCCTACTAAACTCATATTTCCTGAAGAATCTAAAAAAGGAAATTTGAACGTCATAAAGTATTGAGGAAAACCATCCTGGTCACGAATAGTTTGTTGAAATTCTTTATTTTTCTTTGTTTTCAGGATTTCTGAGTTATTAAGGAACGCATCTGCTGCCACATCATAACCGAAAATGTCTCTTTTATTTTTACCTATTACTGTAGACGGAAGATGATGCGTATTTAAAAAATGTTTATTTGCATAGGTTAAAACATTAGCTGAATTAGTGATCCAGCAAAGACCAGGTATATAGTCCATAAAAACACGAAATTGTGCCTCTTGATGCTTACTGCTTTTTATTTCTGTAATATTTTCACAATATAAGACAAACCCTCCGCAGCCTGATGTACTTGCAGTCCATTGATTAATTTGCCATTTGATCCAGATCTTGCTTTGATCAGCAGGATCGATCCTCTTTGTTTCTCCCTGGTAATTAATACCAAGCAGACAATTATCAAAAATCTCCTGCCACTTGTGACTATTCACAGGGAATAGCTCACTATGCAATTTGCCAACGACTTGCACCCCTTCAAGCCCATTGATGACCAGCCATTGATTAGACACAGCCTGGAATCTCCTATCTAAGTCTAAAATAGCCATGGAGACCGGGCTATTGTTTAAAATATTATTTAAATCAGCGAAAGAAAGCATAATTTACAAATCAATTAATTTTTAATTAAAATTACATCTGGTCAATAATCTGAAAAGTTAAACATAAGCCTAAATTTATTTGAGATCGTTTATGATTTCAGATACTTAATAAGGCACTTAAGACCAAAAAAATAACATTTCAGAGATAAAAACTATATATTAAACAATATAACGCTTTAATTCTTTAGTGTTACATTATACCAACATACGTAAAAAATAGATTCTGGTTTGTTATTTAATATTTAAAACTTTTAATATATTATTTTTGTTAAATAACCAGAAAACGTCAGTTATTTCATTAAAAACGAAATACTATTATCATAACCAAATATCACACGAATTGTTGTTTTGATTAAAAATGATTAAACTTTCTTAAAAAAAAGGTTGTTTTTACTTAAAAACACAAACAATCAGTTTTCCGATACTAATTAGCTTATTATAGTATAGCTATACATTTAATATTCAATGCGCGTTCAGCTACTATTTTCCTATGCCTGTAAGCTTATTTATAAAAAATACTATTCAATAATTTATGGACTTTCGAAATAACCTTTATAAAGATACCTTCCAGCTGAGCCCACAGCCAATGTGGATTTATGATATCGACACCTTACGTTTTCTTGAAGTCAATGAAGCTGCTATACGCCATTATGGATATTCCAGAGAAGATTTTCTAAGCATGACTATCAAAGAAATAAGGCCAAAAGATACTATCCGTAAATTTGAGCTGGCTATGGAGAATGTTCACAGGTATAAAGAGCGTTTCACGAACAAACGCTATAAACACTTAAAAAAAAACGGGGATATTATTTCTGTCGAGATTAAGAGTAATCTATTTGAATTAGATGGAAGGTCCGTTGAACTTATAATCGCTACTGATATAACTTCACAGTTACAATATGAACAAGCAGCAAAAAGATTAGAAGAAACGCTGCTCCTCAGTGAAAACAGATTTAAAGCACTCGTACAAGCAGGATCAGATTTAACAGCTGTAATCGATATGGACGGAAAATATAAGTTTCTAAGTGAAAGCTGTATCAGTTTGCTTAAACTATATCCCGAAAAAATGACAGGTAAAATTGCCTATGATTATATACACCCCGAAGACCGGGAAAGAGTTAGAGAACAGATAAATTCTTTGCTTGAAGTTGAAAGGATTCACATAGAACCTTTTAGGTTCCTGAATGGCGATCATGAATGGCGATGGCTAACTACTACCGCAAGAAATATGCTAGGAGATCCCGCTATTTTAGGTATTGTGACAAATTCTACTGACGTAACTGAACTAATCAATAAAAATGAAGAACTAAAGCTAAGCAATGACAGGTATAAGTTAATGCTTAGAGCAGCAGATGAAGCTATCTGCGATTGGGATATTGAAAATGATATAGCTAATTGGAGTGTGGGTTTTAATGAAATTTTTGGTTATAATCTGGACGTTTATAATAATACATTATGGTCTGACAATATCTTTCCTGAGGATAAGGAACAAGCTTTAAAAGAGTTAAATGATGCAGTAAAAAATCCAGAAACAGAAGTGCTGCATTCTGAATACCGATTTTTTAAAGCAAATAGAGAAGTTGCTGTTATCCATTATAGAGGCATATTTCTGCGGGATAAAGACGGAAATGCAATTAGAGCTATTGGCTCTTACAGAGATATTACAGCTTATAAAGAGACCATCTCCCGGGTGCAAAGACAGACTATGCAATTGCAGGAAATTGCATGGACACAATCCCATAAAATCAGAGACTCTCTCGCGAAAATAATTGGATTAGTTGACTTGCTCAAGAATGAAGATTTTACCACCGATTCTCAAAAAGAGATTTTAAATTATTTAAATGAATCCGCAACTGAACTGGATAAAGGAATCAGAAATATAGTAAGTATCGCCTATACTTTAGATAAATCTTAATACCCGATTATTTAGCATGACCAGGCAACGAAAACCCACCTACCTTAATTTTGATAAGGAAAGCTATCCCTGGAAACCAGACATAGACTATCGGGAAAATCCGGAAGCCTACAGCGTGGGAAAAGGAGAACAAGGTGTATTAATCTGCGAACCCTACAAAGCAGAGATCGGAAGCCACTGGCGTTTTAAAACTCCAGAAATTGCGAGCAAGAGCAGTGAGGAAATATTTATCCTTTTCCAGGAATATATGAACAACAATGATTTCGTGGGCGCAGACATGGCCAGGAAATTCCTGCAAATGGGCTACACTCGTGCCAGACGTTATGCAAACTACAAAGGCGGAAAAAAATATGACAAGGAAAACGATTATGCCCAGCTGGAGCGCGGAACAGGGGAAACAGAAAAAGCAGCATCAGCAGCCATCTTTTATAAAAAATGGAAAGCTGCTGAAGCCGATATAAAATATGCTAAAATGAAGTCAGCATGGAAAAAAGAGCGGGGTTAACCGGCTTTCAAAGTCAAAAATTCCACCAGGTGCTGTTCCAGCAATTCGGTGTTATAAGTTCCCTCAGTTGTATGATCTGTGAGCTCCAAACTATTATCGCCTACGGTAACAGTATAAGCATTACCTTCAATAATTTCCGGGAAACTGATGTTGACAATGTCTGAGACATGAGCAAACTCAACTGCCAGGTTACTCCCCAATTTTTCATTTACATAAGCAGGAAATTCAGTTTTTAAAAGATCAAATAAGCTTTCAGAACTTAATGGTTGTACGTTGTTTATAGAAATCATATGTTTTTTTTCATAAGCATCCAATAATGGTGCCCCAAAATCCAAACAGCCATTTACCCTTTCATATGCAGCTAAAATGACCAGGTCTGCAAAAAGTGTATGATTTGAACGAATAACTGCCTAAAAGAATATTATCCGGTAATTAACAAAATTTAAATAGTCTCTTAAACTTTTTCGTCATTTGTTTATCTTAGTTTTAACGAAAACTAATTAGTCCGATCAATAACTATGAAATTTTTCATTACAGTCCTTCTCTCTTTAATTTGGTGTTTACCAGCAATTGCTCAATCTCCTGTGAGCAATGCAAAAACAGATACGCAAAAATATCTTCTTGAATATGATCCTGCTGTATTACGTATTGAAGGCAATTCGTTACCTATAGGTATTGTAGTACTAGCTGACAAAGGGCAAAAATCACAAACTAAGGGTTTTTTAAATGGCCTGGATGATTGGTCGAAATATAAAATAGAAGTAGATAGCGGCAATTATTCAAATGGAAAAATCAAAATAAAAGGTAGCAGAACAGCCTATAAAAAGGGAGATTCACTCACAGTTAATGTCTACACAAAAAAGTGGTTTTGGGGTGGGAAAGACAAATGGTTATTCATGCAGAAAATACCTTATAATTATGAAACAAACATCAATATTTTAACTGCAGGGAATTTTTCGAAAGCACCTGGCGATCACGTTCCGTTTGGTGTCCGGAAATTCTTTGATAACAAAATGTTTATTGACAAATGGGCCCCGGTTAAGAAGAATTTAAAAGATTTTGTTTTCCTGTTTAATGGTATTCATATTTCAAGATCAAAAGGTGATTTAAAAATTGATAACGACCCAACCAAAATTCAAAACAATAAAATACAGTTAATTACTTTATTAGCTAAAAACACCGCTATCACTGATACGCTGAATGTTTTACTGGATTATGTTGCAAATTATAAGTTCAATACGCGATCTAACGGAACAGGTTATGATTTAAATGTTATGGCAGATATTTATTATGATTCGGCTATTAATGCGCAATTGTTAAAAATTAAGATACAAAATCAGACTACGCATCAAATCTATAATTATTGGGTAAATACAAATGGAGGTTCGATTGCTATTTCAAGTAAAAGTGCTCATGGAAGCGATGGTTTAAATGGCTCGGATGGTGATTCAGGTACGTCGGGATCTCCTGGTACAGTTTCTTCTACTGTAGAGACAAAAACAAATACCGATGGAACAACTACCACTATTACCAATACAACAACTGGTCAGGGTGGAGATGGTGGAAATGGTCAGGATGGGGGAAATGGTCAGGACGGCGATGCAGGTGGTAACGGCGGAAACATTACTATTCATTATTCCCGCGATGTTACCCCCTATTTAAACTTGATTCAAGCATCTAGTATCCCGGGCAGAGGTGGGTCTGGTGGCAAGGCTGGCAAAGGCGGTGCGGGTGGAAGTGGAGGCATTGGAAATCCGAATGGAAATAATGGTTCAAATGGCAGAGATGGCCGCAATGGTTTCGATGGTTATAATGGACGGAAGGGAAATGTTACTTTTAAAATGACCGATTAGCTAAGGTAAAACTTGAGCTGGTTATAGCTGTATCTGTTAAGGGTTGTCTTTTAAATGAGGATTTAGGGAATTATGATTTTTTATAAATAGATAAAGCTATGGCAAAAAATAAATTACTGCGAATGGACAATCTCGGAATCGTTGTGGAATCGCTCGATGACACTATCTCTTTTTTCACAGAAATAGGCTTAAAACTCGAAGGCAGGGCTACGGTTGAAGGCGAATGGGCTGGTCGTGTTACCGGACTTGATTCTCAGTATGTAGAGATTGCGATGGGCAAAAGATGGACTTCTAATCGGCTTGGCGGTCTCCGTACCCCTATTTTGATAGGACTAACGCTTTTTGCATTTGGATTTTCAGGCCTGTTTACAGCTGGTATGCATACTTCTTTCTGACAGTTATCAATTCCATTCCTGCTTATTTCTTTAGGTATGGGCCTTGCTGTTCCTGCAATGACTACTGGTATTCTTTCCAGCGTTGACAAGACACTTTCAGGAACTGCCTCTGCAGCTTTGAATACGGTTAGACAAGCGGCTGGTGCAATTGTTGTTGCTATTTTTGGCGCTATTGCAGCAAATGGTGGAAGTGCGATTTTACATGCGATAACCGTAAGTATTATAGCTGCTATTGTGTGTACAATTCTTACTATTGTGCTCAGTCAGAAGTACCTTAAAAAGGGAATTTAATAGCCCCCTAACAGGATCCTGCAATATTAAAAAGAATCTATCGCAATGGGTGGATCGTTGCAATTGATCAGCTATTGATCACTTGTAGTGTTTGTGATTAATTTCCTGTCAATTTTGTATATTAGTTTTATCACACAAATTAAACTTAAATCTTATGAAGTATTCAATTGACATTAAATCAGTTACGATTGGTCTTTTTATCGCAACACTATTATTCGGCGCTTTTAGTTTTAAACAAGATGGTGCTGAACCAGTTGGAAGGTATCAGACAGCGGTAGGAGTAAATGGAGTGGTTATTTTAGACACTAAAACGGGTGCATATATTACCAACACTGACGCTACTAACAATGGATGGCGTAAGGGCAACTTTGCTCATACTTCTGAAATAGTTACCGCTACAAAAGATAAAAATCTTTAATCAAGGCAGAACATTATTAAGCCTGCTTGGTGAAACTAGTTTTACATTTTTAAGACTAGTTTCACTAATAGCTTATATTACTATAGAGAATTTTAATTAAAACCAGCAGAAAACAATAACCCCTCTCTATTTGCCTTAAAGAGGGGATTATATATTTAGTTATGCACTATGCTAAGATGTTCGGCAAGCATCTCTTTTTGATGTTGTTAAATAATTATAATAATCCACCTGAAACGGTAATTCTTTCACCGGTAACCCAACCAGCGTCTTCTGAGGCCAGAAAAACTGCGACTTTTGCAATATCTATTGGTAGCCCAATGCGCCCTAATGGTGTCAAAGCAAGAAATTGTTTTTCCATCTCACTACCAGGTCTCCCATCTGCGGTGGAACCCTCTGATTCTGTCATACCGGGAGCTATGGTGTTGACTCTTATATTTCGATGCCCAAGTTCTTTAGCCAGTGTTTTTGCCAGACTATCAACAGCAGCTTTAATAGCGCAATAAATCAATGTGCCTGGTATTGGGTTCAAACTTATAGTGGAACTTAAATTAATGATACTTCCTCCTTTTTCGCCAAACATAGCCACGGCTTGTTGTGCGCAAAACATATGCGCCATAAGACCGGTATTAATCTGTAATTGAAAGGTTTCTTCGCTGATGTCCTCTAATTTTTCATACCTCCACACACTTGCATTGTTGACCAGGATATCTAACCTGCCATAAGCTTTTTTAGTCTCCTCAAAGAGTCTGTTTATCTCAGAAATCTTTGAAATATCTGCTTGTATTGCAATAGCTGTTCCACCATTTTGGATAATCTCTTCGACAACTTTGTCTGCTGATTCTTTACTGGATGAATAATTCACCACTACTTTGGCACCTTCTTTTGCATATTCTTTAGCAATACCAGCGCCGATTCCTTTTGACGATCCTGTAATGACCGCAATTCTATCTTTTAATTTCATCTATTTTATTTAATTAATTTATAATTGTCCTCCAGAAACTTGAATTCTTTCTCCAGTTACCCATCCAGCATCATCTGACGCTAAGAAAACAGCAACTTTGGCAATGTCAAGGGGCTGTGCTATCCGCCCTAGTGGAATTTGCGCAAGAAGTTGCGCTTCCCACTCACCTCCTATAAAACCCTGTTCATGAGCACCTTCTGTTTCGGTTATACCAGGAGATATCGTATTGACTCTTATTTTTTTTGGACCCAACTCTTTCGCAAGTACTTTAGTTACGTTATCTATAGCTGCCTTTGTTGCAGCATAGATTAGTGTACCAGGCATGGGATTTATACTTACAGTAGAGCTTATGTTTATAATATTACCTCCATCTTTTTCCATTACCCCTGCAGCTTTTTGTACACAAAGAATAGCACCTATTAAATTGGTGTTGAGGTTAGCCTGTAAAAGTTCTACTGTAATAGCTTCGAGCATAACAATATCATAAATACCAGCGTTATTGACCAGGATGTCTACTTTCTCAAACGCTTGTATGGCTTCATTAAATAGCCTTTCAACGTCTGTCGCTTTTGATACATCAGCTTGCACGGCAATTGCTTTACCGCCAAGTGCCCTAATTTCATCAACAACTTTCGTAGCGCTGATTTTGTCCTTTGCATAGTTTACAACCACTTTCGCTCCTGCTAAGGCATAGGCTTTGGCGATGCCTGCGCCTATGCCTTTTGATGCTCCGGTTACTATAGCAACTTTATCTTTTAATTTCAATGTCATTTGATTAAACTTTAGTAGACTACAAAACTATATTGTATATACCTTTATGGAAAGTACCTACTTTTTAGTAGCCTAGCTACCAAAAAGTAAGTAATCTGATTATCAGTATATTAATATTATATAAATGGCAAAAATGACAAGAAAATGTTCTGATTCACCAACTTGTTCAGTGGATTATGCATTTAGAAGAATTGGTGGCAAATATAAAGGCAGGATCTTATGGTCTTTAAATGAGTATAAAGTTATACGGTTTGGAGAGTTAGGAAGGATTTTAGCAGATGTGACAACCAAAATGCTAACACAAACCTTAAGGGAGTTGGAAAAAGATGATTTAATTATCCGAAAAGTCTATCACCAGGTACCGCCTATGGTGGAATATTCTTTGTCGGAAACCGGATTGGAACTTATTCCTTTTATAACCTATTTAAAAGAATGGGGAGATAAGAAAATTGCAAAAGAGAAAGGTAAAATTGAAATAGCTTCACAACTGATCTGATTGCTGTACTGCCGCGGCATTGACACGATAGAACAGAAATTTAAGGAATTATATTTGGCTTCTGCCTACCCTATTTTACGCGCGAAGAAGCTATTCAGTTAATCGTAAATGTCTCAGATTTGCTAAAACCAGGTGGCGTTTTTTATCTGAGCACTATGGAGGAGGATGAGCACAACAAATCGAGATATCAAATAGCTGGTGCAGGGGATCAGGTGTATGTAAATTACCATCAGGAAGGTTATTTATCCAAAGTACTCCGGGAGAACAACTTTGAGATCATTAGTTTAAAGCGCTTTAGTTCTTTAGATACGATTATCGATCTGGTATGGATAGGGAGATTGAATTGAGTATGTTAGCACTGAAAAACAGATTTAAAGCTCAAATTAGAATTAACTAAACACGGATGTATATTCGTTTAAATAAGACATACTATCTTGAAAGAACAATATTTGACAGAAATTGAATTACCTGTTTGGGCTGACCCACAGGGTGATGTAATCCTTGAAAAATCAAGAGATTATTGTTATTTATATTTTGACTGTTGGTTAGAAAAAGAACTATGGATTAATGAAGAAGTTACCTGGGCCGATTATATTGGAAAGATTACTTTTAATAATGCCTGGGCGGTCAAGTCTCTTGACATTGAATTTTATGATATATATCCGAAAGAAGAATCGATATATAAATCTTCAATTTGTAGAGTTGAAAATTCATTATGGTTAGAAGAAATGACTATGAAAAGGTCAAAAACCTATAAGGAATGGCTTTCTTGGGACGAAAGAATTTATAAACATTTTCACTTCTCCGGACACGATAATTATTTTGACATTATTGCAGAAAATTATAAAGTTGAAAAAATCCTGAAAAAAGACATTAAACATTATGAAAATCTATGGACACAATGACTAAACACAAATTATTTATAAAGTTCTTTGATAACCTCATCCAGGTTGATTGCACTTTGAACAATCATCTTTGCGGCATCTTTCATATCACCAATTTCGGTACTGGTTTGCATTATTTTGCCAAGTCCAATTAAATTTGCGACATGCCGTCTTACTGAATGAGAGTGACTTATTTTCACCTGCTGGAGTTCGCTGGTAATTTTCATCAGTTCTGTGATATCATGACCAATACAATAAATTCCGGCAGGAACCCCTGTATCATCAAAAACAGCCTTGTACTCCCAGCGTGTAATAATGAACCCACCATGTCCATCATATTTACGAATAGTTGCCGGAAAAACCGAATCAGGATTTTTAAAGGCCATTTCTGAAACAATTTGACAGGTTTGCTGATCATCAGGATGCATAGTTATGGCATAGTTCTTACCGACAAGATCTCCATGGATAGGTTTGAAAATGTCTGCATAACGTCTATTTATATAGCTATAGTTAGAATTCATATCTACCGCTATAAGATAATAGGTCCCTGAATCTCCCAATAGAGATTTAATAACTTCAAATTGTTGATTACCGGTCATTTATATAAATAATATAGTCAGCTATCACAAGTAAGCAAACAGATTACTGCCATTGCCCAGTTTATAATACCATCATTTCCTTAAATATACATTACAAATGAATAGATTATTTAGTTTTCACATAAAAACTATCTGGCTTATTCAGAAGTATTCAGAATTTCAGTTTTCCAGGATTTCAGATTAAAGTGAATGCTTATCCTGATTTACCTATTCGTAGTGAGATATATAATTTTGCACTTATCAATCGCGCGAAAATGGCATTGCGACCACCTGACAAATCTACGGGAAATTTCGTAAAAGTAGTACAGCGGATTTCTGTGAAAATAAAAATCACTTTATCTAAAGATGCTTATTTAAGTACTTCCGGATACATCATATTATAATATTCCTTAATGGATATAACCTTAGGATCAGTGCTATTCTCCATCCGTGTTCCTCTTTTTACAAAAATAAAATTGGTAGTAAAAAAGTTTCTATTACTCTTATCATTCGAGATTCCCTGATACATAAAAATCCATGCATTTAGAGTGGGTATATCCCAAAAAAAAGATTCGCCATTTCCTTGTGTGTTTCTTCGCTCGTAATTTGGATATGTCTTTTTTAAATAGCTGACAATGGACTTCGTTTCTTCTTGATTAACAGAAGCATAGTTAAATCCTAAGTAGTTTGGTTTATCCTTATCGGCAACAAACAAAGACAAATTATTATAATCTGCAAGGTTTCCATCAGGAAAAGAATAGGTACTGAGTTTAATGCCGCCCAGCACATAATTATCTGGTTTATTTGTAGTATAATTTCTCAATCCAAGATTACGGTCCTGATCCTTTTTCAATTGCTTATCTCCCTGAAAAATGCTTAATACATTTTCATCAAATTTTAATGCTAAAAGATCAGTTCTTGTCTGTGATTTACAAGAGATCACAGTAATTCCTATCAGAAGTAAAAGAAAATATTTCATAGAATTATTTTTTATGATTACCAAATGACTGGTTAATAAGTTCAATTCATATAATCAAATATAATATTTTTATCTTCAACGTAATTTGCATCCGTTCAGGTTATTATTATTAA is a window encoding:
- a CDS encoding PAS domain S-box protein; this translates as MLSFADLNNILNNSPVSMAILDLDRRFQAVSNQWLVINGLEGVQVVGKLHSELFPVNSHKWQEIFDNCLLGINYQGETKRIDPADQSKIWIKWQINQWTASTSGCGGFVLYCENITEIKSSKHQEAQFRVFMDYIPGLCWITNSANVLTYANKHFLNTHHLPSTVIGKNKRDIFGYDVAADAFLNNSEILKTKKNKEFQQTIRDQDGFPQYFMTFKFPFLDSSGNMSLVGAVCFNITKHKQLEENLYQSEEQFRRAFEHSLVGMALISPEGCWKRVNASLCLITGYTEQELQSMCIQDITHPDDLPESIAKLIDLANNVTESLKVEKRYIHKNGDIIWVVIAATMLKDSQGRALHYVSQIEDITKRKEIEGDLKQSEKKYRSIFENVQDVFYQADQAGLVTEISPSILQYSGFSREAIIGQPVSDFYYYPQDRTRIINSLKNDGTVIDFEVRLKTADKELRYVSVNARLILEDGRIAGTEGSMRDVTARKFQENALKALNLELTASNEQKNKLLSIIGHDLRNPISSSLELLEMTLADLYLISVDDIHLHLSMIKQELSNANELLEGLLIWAKSQFNAIGFHPVEIADISNLIERSAHNVLPMANKKSIRIVHQIEPGLGIYADKEMLETIVRNLLSNAIKFSHTGGEITINVLKKGNDMLFSVADNGIGVPAEKVLELLNSKSNYTTYGTNGEKGTGLGLNLVVDFVLRHGGKIWVNSNLGIGSVFYFTIPFVE
- a CDS encoding PAS domain-containing protein; protein product: MDFRNNLYKDTFQLSPQPMWIYDIDTLRFLEVNEAAIRHYGYSREDFLSMTIKEIRPKDTIRKFELAMENVHRYKERFTNKRYKHLKKNGDIISVEIKSNLFELDGRSVELIIATDITSQLQYEQAAKRLEETLLLSENRFKALVQAGSDLTAVIDMDGKYKFLSESCISLLKLYPEKMTGKIAYDYIHPEDRERVREQINSLLEVERIHIEPFRFLNGDHEWRWLTTTARNMLGDPAILGIVTNSTDVTELINKNEELKLSNDRYKLMLRAADEAICDWDIENDIANWSVGFNEIFGYNLDVYNNTLWSDNIFPEDKEQALKELNDAVKNPETEVLHSEYRFFKANREVAVIHYRGIFLRDKDGNAIRAIGSYRDITAYKETISRVQRQTMQLQEIAWTQSHKIRDSLAKIIGLVDLLKNEDFTTDSQKEILNYLNESATELDKGIRNIVSIAYTLDKS
- a CDS encoding DUF4385 domain-containing protein encodes the protein MTRQRKPTYLNFDKESYPWKPDIDYRENPEAYSVGKGEQGVLICEPYKAEIGSHWRFKTPEIASKSSEEIFILFQEYMNNNDFVGADMARKFLQMGYTRARRYANYKGGKKYDKENDYAQLERGTGETEKAASAAIFYKKWKAAEADIKYAKMKSAWKKERG
- a CDS encoding SDR family NAD(P)-dependent oxidoreductase yields the protein MKLKDRIAVITGSSKGIGAGIAKEYAKEGAKVVVNYSSSKESADKVVEEIIQNGGTAIAIQADISKISEINRLFEETKKAYGRLDILVNNASVWRYEKLEDISEETFQLQINTGLMAHMFCAQQAVAMFGEKGGSIINLSSTISLNPIPGTLIYCAIKAAVDSLAKTLAKELGHRNIRVNTIAPGMTESEGSTADGRPGSEMEKQFLALTPLGRIGLPIDIAKVAVFLASEDAGWVTGERITVSGGLL
- a CDS encoding SDR family NAD(P)-dependent oxidoreductase, whose protein sequence is MTLKLKDKVAIVTGASKGIGAGIAKAYALAGAKVVVNYAKDKISATKVVDEIRALGGKAIAVQADVSKATDVERLFNEAIQAFEKVDILVNNAGIYDIVMLEAITVELLQANLNTNLIGAILCVQKAAGVMEKDGGNIINISSTVSINPMPGTLIYAATKAAIDNVTKVLAKELGPKKIRVNTISPGITETEGAHEQGFIGGEWEAQLLAQIPLGRIAQPLDIAKVAVFLASDDAGWVTGERIQVSGGQL
- a CDS encoding winged helix-turn-helix transcriptional regulator, producing MTRKCSDSPTCSVDYAFRRIGGKYKGRILWSLNEYKVIRFGELGRILADVTTKMLTQTLRELEKDDLIIRKVYHQVPPMVEYSLSETGLELIPFITYLKEWGDKKIAKEKGKIEIASQLI
- a CDS encoding PAS domain-containing protein; translated protein: MTGNQQFEVIKSLLGDSGTYYLIAVDMNSNYSYINRRYADIFKPIHGDLVGKNYAITMHPDDQQTCQIVSEMAFKNPDSVFPATIRKYDGHGGFIITRWEYKAVFDDTGVPAGIYCIGHDITELMKITSELQQVKISHSHSVRRHVANLIGLGKIMQTSTEIGDMKDAAKMIVQSAINLDEVIKELYK